A region from the Plutella xylostella chromosome 8, ilPluXylo3.1, whole genome shotgun sequence genome encodes:
- the LOC105384315 gene encoding transmembrane protein 222 isoform X1 codes for MSTNTGRSSISPPSSSPDEEVMIQQIDPDRSRFPFCIVWTPIPVLTWIFPFLGHMGICMSNGVIRDFAGPYFVSEDLMAFGNPTKYWQLSAHKASGGVDGWNSAVYEASQIYKKRMHILFYDNCHSHVAMALNLMNYDGCKNWNMVKLAFYMLLKSRYVSFWGFLKTWLPFFIIVAFIFILAAVLSKGTQNIVQLHSFLKSMR; via the exons ATGTCTACCAACACTGGCCGCAGCAGCATCAGCCCCCCGTCCAGCTCCCCAGACGAAGAAGTCATGATTCAACAGATCGACCCTGATCGGTCCAGGTTTCCATTCTGCATTGTATGGACGCCTATTCCTGTACTAAC ATGGATCTTCCCATTCCTGGGCCACATGGGCATTTGCATGTCCAATGGTGTGATTAGGGACTTTGCAGGCCCGTACTTTGTGTCAGAAGACCTGATGGCGTTCGGCAACCCCACCAAGTACTGGCAGCTGTCGGCCCACAAAGCCTCCGGAGGGGTGGACGGCTGGAACAGTGCAGTATACGAGGCCAGCCAGATATACAAGAAAAGAATG CACATCCTGTTCTATGACAACTGCCACTCGCATGTGGCGATGGCGCTGAACCTGATGAACTACGACGGCTGCAAGAACTGGAACATGGTGAAGCTCGCCTTCTACATGCTGCTAAAGTCCAGATATGTCAG TTTCTGGGGATTCCTGAAGACTTGGCTGCCATTCTTTATAATAGTggcatttatttttatcttagcAGCTGTTTT atcaAAGGGAACTCAGAACATAGTTCAG CTGCACTCATTTCTAAAATCCATGCGCTAA
- the LOC125488881 gene encoding uncharacterized protein LOC125488881, with protein MENLKKERSVMRRLFTKAKNELLPILTTNLPKPNIELKEKYNFLAANAENMFKVDEKIKEVWLSMENLDEELYFQDLEAINEYESEWIKIKTRYEEINKEEESKYDSASVVSSHNSEMRRLRLPKLELPKFDGKAKNWIAFWSIYKKIHFDETIDDDDKFAYLIQAMEVGSPAQALIKSFPPCGRNYADAVEQLKARYARDELLIEIYVRELLSLVLQQAKGEDMNIASLYDQLKTQLRALETLGVTSEKYAAMLYPLVESALPADMLRIWERQRSREKDADILNHLLDFVKLEVESEERISITRRSLTSDERELGIPTASCLVAGSIKTLEQPKGAECIWCEKTNHSSLECYKGHKMTLKARQERVTNKKGCTVCLRLGHDGKRCRSYHKCVICQKRHAMLLCPELSKLSTPNKPKDEVESSTAMTTNNNKVTLLQTLLIKVNGTKIRAFIDTGAQKSYILNEVALKLKLTPTGEETLKHCLFGGTETKSEKHKVYKLKIENMTSDFAIDMTALSKNKICGPLPRVAQDSKLNLKLREMNIMLSDTGESSDEVGLLIGADYAGAIMTETFVPIDAKVTAIRTKLGWTIQGTTEQIQNVVINSVDLNDISCLWNLEMMGIEDPKESISKKEREKVAIDNFEKSVTMNDEGRYEVSLPWKDDKPEILSNKETAVKRLKATSKKLEKHNELENYDAVFKEWLALGIIEEEKDETEPGHYLPHQAVIKESSLTTRVRPVFDASARDYNGSSLNSCLDKGQNFLELIPIMLMRFRAKSIGITADIKKAFLQISLIEDDRKYLRFLWWKDNGEEIITYRHRRVVFGLTCSPFLLAATIKHHLNKYSSELTQTAQLLSESLYVDNCVVSVESQEDAEKFIKEAKLIMSEGKFELRGWITAPVKCAGTDEQTTVSILGVMWDTRTDELYCNMNMMEECKSKLTRRVLLSIVHRIFDPIGILSPTTVVPKLLLQRTWELKIGWDTELPEDISEEFRKWLQYLPLLRDFRIPRRFCTKPYNEGRKSLHVFCDSSSKAYATCVFVRTEVDDDVTVRLVMAKARVAPVKKITIPRLELMAAVMATRVYVQVKEGLTLDGYEVYFWSDSSVALTWIMTDGDWSLFVKNRVREIREHTHTEDWRYVSGTKNPADLPSRGCSPKKLLEEQWWEGPAWLKQKSSEWPVTIMFERNDEAIDSERSKIVREHVDTIEEDFSQRFNQQSNFTRIVRTAAWVNRFCKNCRANKNNEDNQTRIVPSNPARTAESRNVKSLMEGVEPITAKEFEEAEVTLYKLIQRSECKENDKGSNIDIFEGEDGLRRVRTRLTLSDYDETFKYPILLSGKHPLVAKLIESTHKRKMHAGTNVLAAELRNTVWITGARRAIRNITSKCVICKRFNGKSYETPCPPLPENRIKDAAPFQVTGVDAAGPMILKTGGKTWIMLFTCAIYRAIHIEVVTSMTTDSFLMALRRFIARRGRCEIIYSDNGTNFRGAENHLSIIDWEKMKEFSTANKIRWIFNPPAAPWWGGWWEDVGAPTESSEPPRQQDYVAIFHIARWEDVGAPNNSLEHLHYYLPFL; from the coding sequence atggaaaacttaAAAAAGGAGAGGTCAGTAATGCGAAGGCTGTTTACGAAGGCGAAGAATGAGTTGCTACCGATATTGACCACCAACCTACCAAAGCCGAACATTGAGCTAAAGGAAAAATACAACTTTTTGGCCGCAAACGCTGAAAATATGTTCAAGGTAGACGAAAAAATTAAAGAGGTTTGGCTAAGCATGGAGAACCTGGACGAAGAATTATACTTTCAGGATTTAGAAGCCATTAATGAGTATGAGTCGGAGTGGATCAAGATAAAGACCAGATAcgaagaaataaacaaagaAGAAGAGTCAAAATATGACAGTGCATCCGTAGTCAGTTCCCATAACTCGGAAATGAGAAGGCTGAGACTACCAAAATTGGAATTGCCGAAATTCGATggcaaagcaaaaaactggATAGCATTTTGgtcaatttacaaaaaaatccaCTTTGACGAAACAATTGACGATGATGACAAGTTCGCTTACCTGATCCAGGCCATGGAGGTGGGCTCGCCAGCTCAGGcgttaataaaaagtttccctCCATGTGGACGAAACTACGCGGACGCGGTGGAGCAGCTTAAAGCAAGGTACGCTCGCGACGAACTCCTTATCGAAATTTACGTGCGAGAACTTCTCTCGTTAGTACTACAACAAGCAAAAGGGGAAGACATGAATATCGCGAGCCTGTACGATCAACTCAAAACACAGCTCAGAGCGTTAGAAACCCTCGGGGTTACAAGTGAGAAGTATGCAGCAATGTTATACCCTCTGGTAGAGTCAGCCCTGCCGGCAGACATGTTACGCATCTGGGAGAGGCAGCGAAGCCGGGAGAAAGATGCTGACATCCTTAACCACCTGTTGGACTTCGTAAAACTGGAAGTGGAAAGCGAAGAAAGAATATCAATTACACGAAGAAGTCTAACGTCAGACGAAAGGGAGTTAGGAATCCCGACCGCATCATGCCTAGTCGCCGGAAGTATAAAAACTTTAGAACAGCCAAAGGGAGCAGAATGTATATGGTGCGAAAAAACTAATCACAGCAGCCTAGAGTGCTACAAAGGTCATAAAATGACGCTGAAAGCCAGACAAGAAAGagttacaaacaaaaaaggtTGCACCGTGTGCTTGAGGCTCGGACATGATGGGAAGCGGTGTCGGTCATACCACAAATGTGTCATCTGTCAAAAGCGGCATGCCATGTTATTGTGCCCAGAGCTGTCAAAATTATCAACTCCAAACAAACCAAAAGATGAAGTCGAGTCAAGCACTGCCATGACCACTAACAACAACAAAGTGACGCTACTACAAACTTTGCTGATAAAGGTCAATGGTACAAAGATCAGAGCATTTATTGACACTGGCGCTCAAAaatcatacattttaaatgaagtcgctttaaagttaaaacttACACCAACCGGAGAGGAGACATTAAAACACTGTCTTTTTGGAGGAACCGAAACAAAGAGCGAGAAACACAAGGTCTATAAACTAAAAATTGAAAACATGACCTCCGACTTCGCAATAGATATGACCGCTCTAAGTAAGAATAAGATATGCGGTCCACTACCACGGGTAGCTCAAGACTCAAAGctaaatttgaaattgagaGAAATGAATATTATGCTATCTGATACTGGAGAATCAAGCGATGAAGTCGGGTTGCTCATTGGGGCAGATTATGCTGGCGCAATAATGACAGAAACATTTGTACCAATAGACGCGAAGGTCACGGCGATAAGAACTAAACTCGGTTGGACGATCCAAGGGACCACTGAACAAATCCAAAACGTCGTAATAAATAGTGTTGACCTCAATGATATAAGTTGTCTGTGGAATCTAGAGATGATGGGCATTGAAGATCCTAAAGAATCGATTTCAAAGAAGGAGAGAGAAAAAGTGGCTATAGATAATTTCGAAAAATCTGTTACAATGAATGATGAAGGAAGATATGAAGTGTCCTTGCCCTGGAAAGATGATAAGCCAGAGATACTAAGCAACAAAGAAACGGCAgtgaaaagactcaaagcaaCTTCAAAAAAACTTGAGAAACATAATGAATTAGAGAACTACGATGCCGTATTTAAGGAGTGGCTCGCGTTAGGTATTATCGAAGAAGAGAAAGATGAAACGGAGCCAGGCCACTATTTGCCCCATCAAGCCGTTATTAAGGAATCCAGTCTTACTACTAGAGTACGCCCAGTATTTGATGCTTCTGCTAGAGATTATAACGGTAGTTCACTGAACAGTTGTTTAGATAAGGGTCAGAACTTCCTCGAATTGATTCCGATAATGCTAATGAGATTTCGAGCAAAATCAATTGGTATAACCGCagatattaaaaaggcctttCTCCAGATATCGCTTATAGAAGACGATAGAAAGTACCTACGATTCTTGTGGTGGAAAGACAACGGAgaagaaataataacataCCGACACCGAAGAGTAGTATTCGGGTTGACGTGTAGTCCATTCTTGTTGGCTGCGACGATCAAACATCATCTGAACAAATACTCATCCGAACTGACTCAAACTGCACAACTTCTGTCAGAATCACTTTACGTGGATAATTGTGTGGTAAGCGTTGAATCACAAGAAGATGCCgagaaattcataaaagaaGCGAAACTTATAATGTCTGAAGGAAAGTTTGAATTGAGAGGATGGATAACAGCACCGGTCAAGTGTGCAGGTACAGATGAACAAACCACAGTATCAATTCTGGGAGTAATGTGGGACACAAGAACGGATGAATTATACTGCAACATGAATATGATGGAAGAATGTAAGTCTAAGTTAACGAGAAGGGTTCTTCTTTCGATCGTACATAGAATATTCGATCCAATCGGCATATTGTCCCCTACTACAGTAGTACCAAAACTACTACTGCAGAGAACCTGGGAATTGAAAATAGGCTGGGACACAGAGCTACCAGAAGATATAAGTGAGGAGTTTAGAAAATGGTTACAGTACCTACCCTTGTTACGTGATTTCAGGATCCCGAGAAGATTTTGCACAAAACCATACAACGAAGGTAGAAAATCGTTACACGTATTTTGTGATTCGAGTTCGAAAGCATACGCAACTTGTGTATTTGTTCGCACTGAGGTTGATGATGACGTTACTGTACGGCTGGTGATGGCAAAAGCGAGAGTAGCACCCGTCAAGAAAATAACCATTCCTAGATTGGAACTCATGGCAGCAGTGATGGCCACTCGCGTGTATGTACAGGTTAAAGAAGGACTGACACTTGATGGCTATGAAGTTTACTTCTGGTCAGATAGCTCAGTAGCCCTTACGTGGATAATGACTGATGGCGACTGGAGCTTATTTGTGAAGAACAGGGTGCGAGAGATTCgagaacacacacacactgagGATTGGCGATATGTGAGTGGAACCAAGAATCCAGCAGATCTACCATCTCGTGGTTGTAGCCCCAAAAAACTACTGGAAGAACAATGGTGGGAAGGGCCAGCGTGGTTGAAACAGAAAAGCTCGGAATGGCCAGTGACTATTATGTTCGAACGAAACGACGAAGCCATCGACTCAGAAAGAAGTAAGATAGTAAGAGAACATGTAGATACGATAGAAGAGGACTTTTCTCAGCGATTCAATCAACAGTCAAACTTCACACGAATCGTCCGAACAGCGGCATGGGTCAACAGATTTTGCAAAAATTGCagagcaaataaaaataatgaagacAACCAAACTAGAATAGTACCAAGTAACCCAGCCCGCACAGCGGAGAGCAGGAATGTGAAATCGCTGATGGAGGGGGTTGAACCAATAACGGCAAAAGAGTTTGAGGAGGCGGAGGTCACTCTGTATAAGTTGATACAAAGGTCAGAGTGTAAAGAAAATGATAAAGGATCGAACATAGATATTTTCGAAGGGGAAGACGGTTTACGAAGAGTGAGAACTCGCCTGACTTTGAGTGACTATGATGAGACCTTCAAATATCCTATTCTACTGTCAGGCAAGCATCCGCTAGTTGCAAAATTGATTGAATCCACGCACAAACGAAAAATGCATGCTGGTACGAACGTATTAGCAGCCGAATTGAGAAATACTGTGTGGATTACAGGAGCAAGGCGGGCAATAAGAAATATTACGTCCAAGTGTGTGATATGCAAAAGATTCAATGGTAAGAGTTATGAGACACCATGCCCGCCACTGCCTGAAAACAGAATAAAAGACGCAGCACCGTTTCAGGTTACAGGCGTTGACGCAGCTGGCCCGATGATATTGAAAACAGGAGGAAAAACGTGGATCATGCTGTTTACTTGCGCGATATACAGAGCGATACACATAGAGGTAGTGACGTCGATGACGACTGACAGTTTTTTGATGGCACTACGGAGGTTTATTGCACGACGAGGAAGGTGCGAGATCATATACTCGGATAACGGGACGAACTTCAGAGGAGCTGAAAATCATTTGTCTATAATAGACTGGGAAAAAATGAAGGAATTCTCAACAGCAAACAAAATAAGATGGATCTTCAACCCGCCCGCAGCTCCGTGGTGGGGAGGATG
- the LOC105384315 gene encoding transmembrane protein 222 isoform X2, whose translation MSTNTGRSSISPPSSSPDEEVMIQQIDPDRSRFPFCIVWTPIPVLTWIFPFLGHMGICMSNGVIRDFAGPYFVSEDLMAFGNPTKYWQLSAHKASGGVDGWNSAVYEASQIYKKRMHILFYDNCHSHVAMALNLMNYDGCKNWNMVKLAFYMLLKSRYVSFWGFLKTWLPFFIIVAFIFILAAVLSKGTQNIVQ comes from the exons ATGTCTACCAACACTGGCCGCAGCAGCATCAGCCCCCCGTCCAGCTCCCCAGACGAAGAAGTCATGATTCAACAGATCGACCCTGATCGGTCCAGGTTTCCATTCTGCATTGTATGGACGCCTATTCCTGTACTAAC ATGGATCTTCCCATTCCTGGGCCACATGGGCATTTGCATGTCCAATGGTGTGATTAGGGACTTTGCAGGCCCGTACTTTGTGTCAGAAGACCTGATGGCGTTCGGCAACCCCACCAAGTACTGGCAGCTGTCGGCCCACAAAGCCTCCGGAGGGGTGGACGGCTGGAACAGTGCAGTATACGAGGCCAGCCAGATATACAAGAAAAGAATG CACATCCTGTTCTATGACAACTGCCACTCGCATGTGGCGATGGCGCTGAACCTGATGAACTACGACGGCTGCAAGAACTGGAACATGGTGAAGCTCGCCTTCTACATGCTGCTAAAGTCCAGATATGTCAG TTTCTGGGGATTCCTGAAGACTTGGCTGCCATTCTTTATAATAGTggcatttatttttatcttagcAGCTGTTTT atcaAAGGGAACTCAGAACATAGTTCAG TGA
- the LOC105384161 gene encoding uncharacterized protein LOC105384161 yields the protein MFSSIFGKRRASPVEENDIPPIPGARPDDGFVVVNPAPPAGGLYPNVSGLGGPGPATPARPAPPLPAPRPAVDNFHYLQGVPFTLSKELQMASNKNSFAIEIGDLLAIVMNKINISKYDYDFSTEKSVLKEC from the coding sequence ATGTTTTCGTCAATATTTGGCAAACGACGGGCCTCTCCAGTAGAAGAAAATGACATACCACCGATACCTGGTGCGAGACCTGACGATGGATTTGTGGTGGTGAACCCTGCGCCGCCCGCGGGAGGGCTGTATCCCAACGTGAGCGGGCTGGGCGGCCCCGGGCCCGCGACCCCCGCCCGCCCTGCGCCGCCGCTGCCCGCGCCCAGACCCGCCGTCGACAACTTCCACTACCTCCAAGGCGTACCATTTACTCTATCGAAGGAACTGCAAATGGCATCTAACAAAAACTCTTTTGCCATCGAAATCGGTGACTTGCTGGCCATAGTCATGAACAAGATTAATATTAGCAAATATGATTACGATTTTTCTACAGAAAAAAGTGTGTTGAAAGAGTGTTGA